One Torulaspora globosa chromosome 5, complete sequence DNA window includes the following coding sequences:
- a CDS encoding transient receptor potential ion channel family protein (ancestral locus Anc_6.241): MQLLSLIFLIGPWLLTLVAAKRSLIATSLVTCMENSQLSASSFNITFNPDDRSLHYNLNMVTQIDGFVFAEIEVYAYGFKIITENLDLCSLNWKQFCPIHPGNVEIDSIQYVSSSYTKRIPGIAYQVPDIDAYATVKIFNNQSEYLACVQAFFSNGKTVSQVGVKWATAVIAGIGLLMSALLSIFGNSTAASHISANTMSLFLYFQSVVVVAMEHVHRVPPIAAAWSENLAWSMGLIRVGFMQKIFRWYVQATGGNPSLYLTSTTISVLTQRSLDYMRSFELFKRASDVLYGNSNVLIFRGIKRLAYQVHIENTSVVPTGFTFFVLCGWVLAGFIIVCKNAMDLCIRLGWMKPTRFPEFRQNWRTVLKGALLRYIYIGFTQLMILSFWEFTERDSPAVIVIACLFIILCVGLMGWAAFRTTYFARKSIELHNNPAALLYGDSYVLSKYGFFYTMFNAKHYWWNIVILSYIFLKSLFIGLAQASGKTQALAIFIFDLCYFVAVIYFQPYLDRPTNILNICISTVTLVNSFLFMFFSDLFNQSYSVSAVMGWVFFIMNAAFSLILLLMILAFIAMIIFSKNPDVRFKPAKDDRTSFQRHDLKDGTVISKSVANELLALGNVAKDHKENWESELRYNNAMDYDNMAQKSDVEDEKLGPVSSNNESSSTAKPTFSEKIMRKLSFKKPINKQNGEGIEAASAEITRLTPESDSISSISPAKRYPGVGHARQKSESRNGLMNSYEEEEDFQISQPNILEKQHDGDSSTELHGIPNRDFSLDSMGNQHPATETTDILNSKFQ, encoded by the coding sequence ATGCAGTTATTGTCGCTGATATTCTTAATAGGACCATGGCTTCTGACACTGGTCGCTGCCAAGAGGTCCCTGATAGCGACATCTTTGGTCACGTGCATGGAGAATTCTCAGCTATCAGCCAGCAGTTTCAATATTACCTTCAATCCGGATGATCGATCTTTGCATTACAATTTGAATATGGTTACCCAAATTGATGGCTTTGTTTTTGCCGAAATTGAAGTTTATGCGTACGGATTTAAGATTATTACTGAAAATTTAGATCTCTGCTCCTTGAACTGGAAGCAGTTCTGTCCCATCCATCCCGGCAACGTTGAGATCGATTCCATACAATACGTTTCAAGCAGCTACACGAAACGGATTCCCGGAATTGCATATCAAGTGCCGGACATCGATGCATATGCAACCGTgaagatcttcaacaatCAAAGTGAGTATCTGGCGTGTGTACAGGCTTTCTTTTCAAACGGTAAGACCGTTTCGCAAGTCGGGGTAAAATGGGCTACTGCGGTGATTGCTGGTATCGGATTGTTGATGTCAGCGCTTTTATCTATTTTTGGTAATTCAACTGCGGCATCTCACATTTCAGCGAATACCATGTCCCTTTTCCTATACTTCCAGTCGGTGGTGGTTGTGGCCATGGAGCACGTCCATAGAGTTCCGCCCATTGCTGCAGCTTGGTCCGAAAATCTGGCTTGGTCGATGGGGCTCATTCGAGTTGGTTTTatgcaaaagatcttccGTTGGTACGTTCAAGCCACCGGTGGCAATCCGTCTTTATATTTGACATCTACTACAATCTCTGTGCTGACCCAGAGAAGTTTAGACTATATGAGATCGtttgaactgttcaagagagCTAGCGATGTTCTTTACGGTAATTCCAATGTGCTAATCTTCAGAGGCATTAAAAGGTTGGCCTACCAAGTTCATATTGAGAATACGTCCGTGGTACCAACTGGTTTCACTTTTTTTGTACTATGTGGCTGGGTCCTGGCAGGTTTTATCATTGTTTGCAAAAATGCCATGGACCTATGTATAAGGCTCGGCTGGATGAAACCGACCAGATTTCCTGAATTTAGGCAGAATTGGAGAACGGTTTTGAAGGGAGCACTGTTGAGATACATTTACATTGGTTTCACTCAGCTGATGATTTTAAGCTTTTGGGAGTTTACCGAAAGAGATTCGCCAGCGGTGATCGTCATTGCATGTCTTTTCATCATATTGTGTGTTGGTCTTATGGGATGGGCGGCTTTTAGAACCACATACTTTGCCAGAAAATCGATTGAGCTTCACAACAACCCGGCCGCTCTACTTTATGGTGATTCATATGTTCTTTCCAAGTATGGGTTTTTCTACACTATGTTCAATGCGAAGCATTACTGGTGGAATATCGTGATTCTAAGTTACATCTTtttgaagtctttgttCATCGGCTTGGCGCAAGCGTCAGGTAAAACCCAGGCGCTGGCCATTTTCATATTCGACCTTTGCTATTTTGTTGCCGTCATATACTTTCAACCATACTTGGATCGTCCAACTAACATATTGAATATCTGCATTAGCACTGTGACTTTGGTGAACTCTTTCTTATTCATGTTCTTTTCCGATCTTTTCAACCAAAGTTACAGTGTTTCGGCCGTTATGGGTTGGGTGTTTTTCATTATGAATGCTGCTTTTTCGCTCATCctgctgttgatgattttagCTTTTATTGCGATGATCATTTTCTCGAAGAATCCAGACGTTAGGTTTAAACCAGCAAAGGATGATAGAACTTCATTTCAAAGACACGATTTAAAGGACGGCACAGTCATTAGTAAATCTGTTGCAAATGAACTATTGGCTTTGGGGAATGTTGCCAAAGATCACAAGGAAAACTGGGAATCAGAGCTTCGTTATAATAATGCGATGGATTATGATAACATGGCCCAAAAGTCTGATGtagaagatgaaaagctGGGACCTGTCTCCTCGAATAATGAAAGCTCTAGTACAGCCAAACCAACCTTTTCGGAAAAGATAATGAGGAAGCTTTCATTCAAAAAACCTATAAACAAGCAGAATGGCGAAGGCATTGAAGCGGCCTCTGCAGAAATAACAAGGTTAACTCCAGAAAGTGATTCgatatcttcgatttcACCAGCTAAGAGATATCCCGGTGTAGGCCATGCTAGGCAAAAGTCTGAATCGCGCAATGGTTTGATGAACTCGtacgaggaggaagaagacttTCAGATAAGTCAACCAAATATTCTGGAGAAGCAGCACGATGGTGACTCTTCGACCGAGCTTCATGGCATTCCGAATAGGGATTTCAGCCTTGATAGCATGGGTAATCAGCATCCTGCAACGGAAACGACGGACATTCTAAACTCGAAATTCCAATGA